GAAGTGATCGTTCGAGCATCGGCTCTTGCGCCAGAAACCTCTTACCCGCTCCACAGCCGATGTCCGGACATGCGCAGCCGCGCCCATATCCTGGGGCATCCCCTCCACCCGATGCTCGTCGTGTTCCCGTTGGCGCTCCTTCCCGTCGGCGTCCTTTTCGACGCGCTCGGCTTCTGGACCGGCGACACCTTCTGGCACGCCGCCGCCTTCTGGATGTTCACGCTCGGGGTCGTCGGCGCCATCCTCGCCTCGATCCCGGGGCTCGTCGACTATGCGTTCATCGTACGCAACACGAGCGCGGAGCGCACGGGAACGCTCCACATGATCTTCGGATTCCTGACGATCGCGGTTTTCGCGATCGCGGCGGGGCTCCACTGGCCTCCCGGCAACGTGCCTTTCGGGGGCGGCCTGCTTGCGGCCATCGTGGAGGGGGTCGGCATCCTGCTTCTCGTGGCGCAGGGCTGGTGGGGCGGCGAGCTCGTCTATCGCCACCGCCGCGGCGTCACGGAGCGCGGCGAGGAGACGGAAGCCGGCCGCGCCGGGCGACCCGCGCGCGGCGAGCGGCCGCTCTGACCCTGAGAAATGTCAAACCGGCCCTGACCCCCCACGATCGAGGGTTCTCGTGCGCAGTCCCAGCCTCGCCATCGTCGTCGTGTTCCTATCGTTCGCGTTGGCCGGGTTTGTAGGGTCTCTCTCTGAGCGTCACACCGGTACCCGGCGGCCACCTCGCGGTCTGGATCGAGACCGGCGACCGCGGAAGCCGCCTCGTCGCGACGAGACTTCGTCACGCGTTGACGAGCGCCTGGATCTCCTTCAGGCTCTTCTCCGCGAGCGCGCTCGCCGCCTCCGCCGTCTTCGCCTCGGCGTAGACGCGGACGATCGGCTCCGTGCCGCTCGGCCGCACGAGGACCCAGCCCTCGCTCGTGTACACCTTCACGCCGTCGGTCGTGTCGACCTTGCCCGCCGCGTGCGCCTTCGCGAACGCTGCGAGCACCGCGGCCTTCTTCGCGTCGGGGCAGGTGACCTTCGCCTTGTGGAGCGCGTACGCGGGGACCTCCGCCGCGAGCGCCGAGAGCGGCTTTGACGTCTTCGCGATGATCTCGAGCACCTTCGCGAGCGCCATCGAGGCGTCGCGGCAGTACTGGAACTCGGGGAAGATGAGGCCGCCGTTCTCCTCGCCGCCGAAGTCGGCCTTGATCTCGATCATCTTGCGCGCGACGACCGGCGCGCCGACGCGCGTGTACACGACCTTGCCGCCGTTCGCCTTCACGTAGTCCTCGATCGCGGTCGAGGAGGAGACGGGCGTCACGACGGTGCCGCCGCGCTTCGCGCGCACGATCTGGCCCGCGATGATCGCGAGCGTTCGGTCGCCGTACTGGTAGTGGCCCTTCTCGTCGACGAAGACGCACCGGTCCGCGTCGCCGTCCTGCACGACGCCGAGGTCGGCGCCGAACGCGGCGACCGACTTCACGAGGTCCTTGACGTTGTCGGGCGTCGGCTCCGAGTCGTGCCCGGGGAACG
The DNA window shown above is from Candidatus Thermoplasmatota archaeon and carries:
- the glmM gene encoding phosphoglucosamine mutase gives rise to the protein MGKLFGTNGVRGVANRDMNPELALKLGQSLGTFLPEGARVLIATDTRTSNEMLASALAAGLLSAGARVTLAGVATTPALQYAVKTRGFDAGAVVTASHNPPEFNGIKFIDGDGTEFPATKEDAVEKVYFDNAFRQVAWSALSGVGRLEGVNEAYVDGILAKVDVAAIRARKFKIVLDTSNGAGGLTAPYLLTKLGCHVVTMNAQPDGTFPGHDSEPTPDNVKDLVKSVAAFGADLGVVQDGDADRCVFVDEKGHYQYGDRTLAIIAGQIVRAKRGGTVVTPVSSSTAIEDYVKANGGKVVYTRVGAPVVARKMIEIKADFGGEENGGLIFPEFQYCRDASMALAKVLEIIAKTSKPLSALAAEVPAYALHKAKVTCPDAKKAAVLAAFAKAHAAGKVDTTDGVKVYTSEGWVLVRPSGTEPIVRVYAEAKTAEAASALAEKSLKEIQALVNA
- a CDS encoding DUF2231 domain-containing protein, whose translation is MRSRAHILGHPLHPMLVVFPLALLPVGVLFDALGFWTGDTFWHAAAFWMFTLGVVGAILASIPGLVDYAFIVRNTSAERTGTLHMIFGFLTIAVFAIAAGLHWPPGNVPFGGGLLAAIVEGVGILLLVAQGWWGGELVYRHRRGVTERGEETEAGRAGRPARGERPL